The Moraxella nasicaprae sequence GTGGTCGGTTGGCTGGCACAGGCTGTTAATGCCAAAGCAGCCGCCATCAGTGATATAGACTTTTTCATGATAATCCTATCGTCAGTTGAGTTGGTATTTGATACAGTATAATATATTTTTGAGTGTAGTACAACCATTCGTATTTTCTGGCGTTTAGTGATTTTTACAATAAGATTATTAGTTTTTATGAATTTTTAGAATGAATAAATATGCTATAATCCTTGGTTGCTTAGCGACTGATGTTGGTCAATGTTGAAATGAGAGTTTGCCAGTAAGCGGTAATTTTTTATTTCAAAGTTGTCCATTTTGTTATGTAAAAATGATGATGCCCCACCGTATTGCGGGAAGCAATCTGGGGTCGATTGGATTGATAGCCCATGCCAAATACCAACACAAATATTGCTCAAAAGCCATCAAGCGATACTTCGTCCAATTATTTCTTTTTAATCATGCCCAGATTTTTCTTATTTTGGGTGTGTATTGCCATTGTACCGATTTCCTATTTTTTTAAAATTTGGTGGTTGTTTGGCATTGCCGTTTGTTTGACGATTTTGGGCATTTATAACATCAATCAAAAACGCCATTCTGTATTACGAAACTACCCCATTAGTGGGCATTTTCGTTTTTTGTTTGAAAATTTTCGTCCAGAAATTCGCCAGTATTTTTTGGAAGACGACCACGAAGAGGTGCCGTTTTCTCGTCAGCAGCGTTCTATTGTTTATCAGCGAGCCAAAAATTTGGATAGTACAACCGCCTTTGGTTCTATCGTAGATTTAAAGCGAGATGGGGCGGAATGGTTTTTGCATTCTGGTAACAGCAAAAGCATTAAAGATTATAAATTTAAGGTTAAAATTGGCGGTAAAGATTGCCAAAAGCCTTATGAAATGTCGATATTTAACATTTCGGCAATGAGCTTTGGGGCGTTGTCGGCAGCCGCTATTGAAGCCTTGAACAAGGGAGCAAAAGAAGGCGAGTTTGCCCACGATACAGGCGAGGGTAGTATCAGCCCCTATCATCAAAAGCATGGAGGTGATTTGATTTGGGAGCTTGGCACAGCGTATTTTGGTTGCCGAGATGACAATGGGCGATTTAACCCAGAGACTTTTAAACAACGAGCTACGCTTGACCAAGTTAAGATGATTGAAATCAAGCTAAGTCAAGGAGCCAAGCCTGGTAAGGGTGGGGTGCTACCTGCGTCCAAAATCACCGAAGAAATCGCCAAAACTCGTGATATTCCAATGGGCATCGATTGTATCAGTCCTGCCACGCACCCAGAGTTTAGCACACCAAGAGAGCTGGTCAAATTCTGGCAAAAACTACGAGAACTGTCTGGCGGTAAGCCTGTTGGCTTTAAGCTGTGCATTGGTATGCCGTGGGAGTTTATGGCGATTGTTAAGGCGATGATTGAAGAAGATGATTATCCTGATTTTATTGTCGTGGACGGTGCGGAGGGTGGTACGGGTGCTGCCCCTGTGGAGTTTATGGACACGGTGGGCATGCCGCTGATTGATGCCTTGATTTTTGTACAAAATACCCTTGTGGGGGCTGGCATTCGTGATAAAATTCGTGTTGGCGTGTCGGGTAAAATCATCACAGGCTTTGACATTGCCAAGATGATGGCGATTGGGGCGGATTGGTGTAATTCAGCTCGTGGCTTTATGTTTGCGGTGGGCTGTATCCAGTCTCGCTCTTGTCATACCAACAAATGTCCTGTTGGGGTTGCTACCCAAGACCCCGCCCGCCAAAAAGCCCTTGATGTGCCAGATAAGGCAACTCGTGTCAAAAATTTCCACGCCAATACTTTAAAGGCATTGGCGGACATT is a genomic window containing:
- a CDS encoding FMN-binding glutamate synthase family protein, with the translated sequence MPNTNTNIAQKPSSDTSSNYFFLIMPRFFLFWVCIAIVPISYFFKIWWLFGIAVCLTILGIYNINQKRHSVLRNYPISGHFRFLFENFRPEIRQYFLEDDHEEVPFSRQQRSIVYQRAKNLDSTTAFGSIVDLKRDGAEWFLHSGNSKSIKDYKFKVKIGGKDCQKPYEMSIFNISAMSFGALSAAAIEALNKGAKEGEFAHDTGEGSISPYHQKHGGDLIWELGTAYFGCRDDNGRFNPETFKQRATLDQVKMIEIKLSQGAKPGKGGVLPASKITEEIAKTRDIPMGIDCISPATHPEFSTPRELVKFWQKLRELSGGKPVGFKLCIGMPWEFMAIVKAMIEEDDYPDFIVVDGAEGGTGAAPVEFMDTVGMPLIDALIFVQNTLVGAGIRDKIRVGVSGKIITGFDIAKMMAIGADWCNSARGFMFAVGCIQSRSCHTNKCPVGVATQDPARQKALDVPDKATRVKNFHANTLKALADIVGCAGLDHPTQLKAHHIVRRQPDGWIKLLSEHYQFIANGSLLTGDCGRKVLDDMWRLADPDSFQAMAIADEIVQKENERNR